Genomic segment of Thermodesulfobacteriota bacterium:
CTTTTCTCTTCAATGCCTTTTATCAATTCTTCTCTAGCACTCTTTAAGCGGTTTATATTAGAAGATGTGCCTTTCAGTTTTTCTTTTACAGAGCTTATTGTAATCTTTGAATTGGTAAGCCCGGCACTTAGCCTATCTATTTTTTCTTTTATCTTCTTCTCTTCCCCTTGCAGGCTGCCTGACAGCTTTTCTTTTTCGTCTTTCAAGTTGTTTAGACTCTGTAATTTCTCTCCTCTTGCTGACAGATCCACCTTCGTTTTTTCCTTCTCTACATGTAATTGATCTCTTTCAAAATTTAATATTTCTACCTTTTCCTTAAAACGGCTTAAATCTGAATGAATTTGGTTATGCTCGTTTTCAATAGTAATAGTCTTAACATTCCCGGCATACAACTCATGGTTCAATTCTTCTATACGCTTTTGTATTAAGGATGTCTCCTCAACAATCTGTTTATATCCCTTCTCAACTCTACTATACTCTTCTCTTATAGTTTCTGTTATCTCCTCCAATTCTCTAATCTCTCTCTTCTTCTGTAACACTCCACTTGAAACAGCAGACTTACTCCCGCCGGTCAGAACCCCACAGGAGTCTATTACCTCCCCATCCAGGGTAACCAAAGTGCCTGTGTAGCCATTATTTTCCCATAATTTCATAGCCCTATCAAAATCCTCGACTACCAGAACATTTGCCAACAGGTAATTGGCAATATTATAAAAACCTTCTCTTGCTTTAACTACACTTAGCAAAGGGGTATAATCAGTCTCCGCAGAATAAACAGCCGGTGAAGATTCTTTATTCTCTCTGAGTTTAAGAGGAATAAAACTGCTTCTGCCAGCAGCCTGTTCCTTCAAATATTCAATAGCCTCCACACCTTCATTTTGACTTTTGACAATAATATACTGAAGCTTTTCTCCCAGAATTGATTCCAGGGCTGTCTCGTATTTTGGCGCAGTTTCAATTATGTCGGCTACCACTCCATATATCCCATTTTTCTTTGAATTATTATCGCCATTTTTAAGCATTATTGAACGAACCCCTTCCTGGTATCCTTCAAGGTTCTTCTGGAACTCTTCTAAAGAGTTCAATCGGGCAGTTTTTCTGCTCAGTTTCTCTTTGAGATCATTCAGGGTTTTTCCTTTCTCTTCCACCGCTAGCTTAAGATTATCTACCTCTTCAAGCCTCTTTTGCTTCTCTTTCTCTAATACCCCTTTCAACCTGTTTAACTCATCCAACCCTTTCTTTAACTCAGACGCCCTGCCTTCTAATTCTTTAATCTTTTCTGTGGTGTCCTTCAGTTCTTTCTTACTCTTCTCCCCCCTCCGAAGGAAGTCTGTCTGCTGATCTGTTAAATTAGTTATAGAATTTCTTACTTGGGTTATATCAGTCAGGATATCAATAAGATCAGCTTTCTCTGATTCAATCCTTTCTAATGCGGTTTTATAATGATCTTTCAGCCTGTTGAATTGGCTTTCTTTCTCTGCCAGATTAAATTCTTCAGTGACCAGGACATCTTGCAAACCCTTTTCATCATTCTCTAATTCCTGAATCTCTTTTTCTGTACCTTCCAGTTGGAACTTAAACTTTTTAGCGTCTTCTCCTAAGCGGGAGTGATGTTTTGCAAGGGTCTCCAACTCCTTACCGCCGTATTCTATAATGTTCTCATCCTTCTGGATAGAGCTATTTACACCATGAAGTCTCTCTTGAATAGCAATTAACTCCTTTTCTTTTTCCAACAATCTAATCTTAGTTTCTTCAATTTGATTCTCACCACTTTGTATCTTTGCGGAAATTTCAGCATCCTTAGCCCTTAATTCCTCCAATAAGTCCTCTTTCTCCCTCTTGTCTTTTAATATCTCTCTGTAATCTCCTAAAGCCAGGGTTAGTTCGACCTTTTTTATCTCTTCTTTAATAGAGTTATACTTTTCCGCCTTTTTGGCCTGTCGTTTCAGTGAATTAATCTGCCTTTTGATTTCTCCAATGATATCAGACAACCTTATCAGGTTCTGTTTTGTAGACTCAACCTTACTCAATGCTTCTTTTTTTCTATTTTTATATTTTGTAACACCGGCTGCTTCTTCAATCAGGAATCTTCTGTCCTGGGGCTTAGAATTCAAAATCATCTCAACCTTTCCCTGCTCTACCATAGAATAAGTCTTAGTACCCAGCCCAGTGTCCATAAAAAGCTCTGCGATGTCCTTGAGACGACAGGGAACCTTATTAATATAGTATTCGCTTTCTCCTGACCGAAAGAGACGTCTAGTTACCTGAATCTCGCTGAAGTCATGATATTCAGGTGGGGCTATGCCGTCATCGTTTGAGAAGATCAACGAAACTTCTGCAACTCCTGTTGATTTTATCCCCTCACTTCCGTTGAAGATGACATCTTCCATTAAAGCTCCCCTGAGCTGTTTGGCACTGAGTTCTCCCATAGCCCACCGTATGGCGTCTATAACATTGCTCTTCCCACAACCATTTGGTCCAACTACAGCTGTAATACCGGGTTGGAAGGAAAGGGTTGTTTTTTCAGCAAAGGATTTAAATCCCAAAACCTCCACTTCTCTTATCTTCATACCCAAAAGCCCTTCTTTTTCAGGTAATCCATCAACTCTTGTTCCAACCTCAGGATTAAATTAGATACATCCAGTTGATTACTAACATCTGAATTTACCTACAAAAATTTTCGTTAATATAGCATCGATTTTACTCATTGTAAAGAAAAAAATACAACAAAATGTATATGGCTATATTTATACCACAACATATAGTGCTAAAAATAAAAAGCGGACTATTGAACTCAATAGTCCGCTTTTACTTTTTACCCTGTCAGAAATGATATCTCTAACAGAGCTTATCTGAACTTCTTTGATAAATAACAGGCTATCTTTTCCTCAAGGTTACAGTATAACCCTTACCCTTCAACTCATCAATGACTTTGGTAACATCTTCGCCATCTACGTGAATAACAACATCATTCTTACTCTTTTCGGACAGGGCTATGACGTGAAGTGTCACGATTTTTAACCCATGTTTGTTCACACAAGAAATCACTTCCTCAAGAGCCTTACCTTCTCCGCCGTCGGTAACCTCAAACCGAGTGCCTTTTTCGCCTATACCCAGTACTTTGTTAACAATCTTGTAAAAGAAGTCATTGGTAGTAAGTATTCCCACTACCCTACTATCTTCAAGCACTATCAAGGCGCCTACCTTGTTCTCCTGAGACAGAGATATTGCCTCCTCAACGGTCATCTCAGGTTTCACCGTGATTAAATGCCTTTCCATAATCTCTTTTACGGTCGTCTTTTCAAGAAGATAACCAATTTCCCAAACGGTAAGGGATGTTGCCTTGGAAGGCGAAACACTCTCCAATCTGTGTTCGGTAACCAGTCCTACCAGCTTTCCCTTGTCTACCACGGGTAATCTGCGAAACCTGTGGGCTTGCATTATCCTCTTTGCATCCGCAATAGAGGTAGTGCTGGGAACAGTAACAACATTCGTTGTCATAATGTCTTTTACATACATAGTTTTCTTTTCCTCCTTTCATATTTGTTTTTTTAAGAAATGGCTAATTAACTGTAATAGCGATAGATGGCCTCGGCAATACAGCAGGGCTTTTCCTGACCTTCTACCTCAAAGGTCATCCTGATTACAATCTGAATTCCTCCCTTTATATCTTCAATTTCAGCCACCTCGGCTTTCATCCGCAACTTGCCTCCAACAGGCACAGGGGCAGGAAAACGCACCTTATTCAACCCATAATTGACCCCCATCCGCTTCTTTTTTATCTCCATAATCTGCTGAAGGAAATAAGGTGCCAAACTCATCGTTAGATACCCGTGGGCAATTGCTCCCCCATAGGGTGATTC
This window contains:
- a CDS encoding CBS domain-containing protein, with amino-acid sequence MYVKDIMTTNVVTVPSTTSIADAKRIMQAHRFRRLPVVDKGKLVGLVTEHRLESVSPSKATSLTVWEIGYLLEKTTVKEIMERHLITVKPEMTVEEAISLSQENKVGALIVLEDSRVVGILTTNDFFYKIVNKVLGIGEKGTRFEVTDGGEGKALEEVISCVNKHGLKIVTLHVIALSEKSKNDVVIHVDGEDVTKVIDELKGKGYTVTLRKR
- a CDS encoding MaoC family dehydratase, whose translation is MAKRIIEDLEELKTMVGQEIGVTDWIKVTQERVNTFAEATGDHQWIHVDPERAKKESPYGGAIAHGYLTMSLAPYFLQQIMEIKKKRMGVNYGLNKVRFPAPVPVGGKLRMKAEVAEIEDIKGGIQIVIRMTFEVEGQEKPCCIAEAIYRYYS
- the smc gene encoding chromosome segregation protein SMC, translating into MKIREVEVLGFKSFAEKTTLSFQPGITAVVGPNGCGKSNVIDAIRWAMGELSAKQLRGALMEDVIFNGSEGIKSTGVAEVSLIFSNDDGIAPPEYHDFSEIQVTRRLFRSGESEYYINKVPCRLKDIAELFMDTGLGTKTYSMVEQGKVEMILNSKPQDRRFLIEEAAGVTKYKNRKKEALSKVESTKQNLIRLSDIIGEIKRQINSLKRQAKKAEKYNSIKEEIKKVELTLALGDYREILKDKREKEDLLEELRAKDAEISAKIQSGENQIEETKIRLLEKEKELIAIQERLHGVNSSIQKDENIIEYGGKELETLAKHHSRLGEDAKKFKFQLEGTEKEIQELENDEKGLQDVLVTEEFNLAEKESQFNRLKDHYKTALERIESEKADLIDILTDITQVRNSITNLTDQQTDFLRRGEKSKKELKDTTEKIKELEGRASELKKGLDELNRLKGVLEKEKQKRLEEVDNLKLAVEEKGKTLNDLKEKLSRKTARLNSLEEFQKNLEGYQEGVRSIMLKNGDNNSKKNGIYGVVADIIETAPKYETALESILGEKLQYIIVKSQNEGVEAIEYLKEQAAGRSSFIPLKLRENKESSPAVYSAETDYTPLLSVVKAREGFYNIANYLLANVLVVEDFDRAMKLWENNGYTGTLVTLDGEVIDSCGVLTGGSKSAVSSGVLQKKREIRELEEITETIREEYSRVEKGYKQIVEETSLIQKRIEELNHELYAGNVKTITIENEHNQIHSDLSRFKEKVEILNFERDQLHVEKEKTKVDLSARGEKLQSLNNLKDEKEKLSGSLQGEEKKIKEKIDRLSAGLTNSKITISSVKEKLKGTSSNINRLKSAREELIKGIEEKRRESEESEKECLRISKMIEDSQNRLEELFKIHKDLHESLSIRKAETEEDAEDLRRKENTHKTCLKEQEDLYRRLSDLNLKITEIGLNISHLKGRVEEKYRIKLESMASPPANGFSGEELKERLAYLKESLENMGEVNLLSISEYEDLKERYEFLTGQQNDLNQSLESLQKAISKINRVTRKRFNETFLAVNRKFKEIFPRLFGGGMGELVLTDEDNLLETGIEIIAQPPGKKLQNINLLSGGEKALATIALIFSMFTIKPSPFCLLDEVDAALDDVNINRFNELLLETSKNSQFILVTHNKRTMEIVDTLIGVTMETPGVSKLVSVRMN